GCTTCCGGAGGCAGGAGGATCAGGACCGGATCACGGAAAAGATGAAGCAGGGAAAAAGTGATCAGGCTGATCCCCCAGATAACGATCAGGGCCTGGAAGAGCCGGTAGAGGATGTAAGACTTCATTTGGTATTCCGCAATCCGCAATCCGGAATCTGCATTTCCTACTATTCCTTCAGCTGGGCCTCGAAGGTCCTCAGAAACTCGTCCGGCGGGGCTTCGTAGATCACCCGTTTGTTAAGGCCCAGGATGGCGGTCTGGGCGTAGAAAGATACGGCCAGAGCCTGGTCGTTGATGTACTTGCCCGCGTTGTAATAGAGTTTCTTGCGCATCTCCTCATTCATGGTTGACCGGGCGTCATCTAACCATTTGTCCATCTCCGGCGACGAACCGTAGCAGAAAGCCTCGCCTTTGCGGAAATAGTTGTAATAAATGGCGTCGGCGTCGTACACCCCGCCGCTGCCCCAGCTGTGGATGTGGCAATCGTTCTGTTTCCCTTCCCGGCCCAGACGGTCCCACATGCCGATATCCGAATAAACATTGATGTTGGTTTTAATGCCCACCTTGTTCAGATACCCGGCAACGGCCTCGACTATAGCCCGGGGATTCTGGATGCTCCCCGTGTAGGTAACCAGCCTCATCGGCCGATCAAAGGGGTAATTGGCTTCTTTCAGAAGCTGCCGGGCTTTCTCCGGATTATAGGGGTAAGGGTTTTCCAGAGACTTGTCGTACCCGAAGTGTTGGGGGTTCAAAACCCCCGCGGTGCGGATGGCGTTTCCACCCATAATGGTATTGATGATGGTGTTCACATCGATGGCATGGCTGATGGCCTGCCGCACCTTAAGGTTTTGCACCGGGGAAGAGCCGGCTCTTCCATCCGCGTCCATCACCAGGTAGATCACCCGAAGAGTGGGAGCTTTGGAGATTCGGGCGATCTGGGAATTCTCAATCAAGGAGATCTGATCGGGAGGAATATCCCGCACAATATCAATTCCCCCGGTCAAAAGCTCGGAAATCTGGGTGGCAATTTCTTTGATCGGCCGGAAGACGATGGTCTTGATGGCTGGTGCGCCTTTCCAGTAATCTTCCTTGGCTTCCAGGATAACATGTACCCCGCGTTTCCATTCTTTCAGCCGGTAGGGTCCGGTGCCGTTGGCATGGGTGGCAAAGTAATCATTTCCTTTTTCCTTCAGCCATTTTGCCGGAAGCATCTGAAAGTTGGAAAGCCGCTGCAGAGCCACAGGATAAGGCTTAATGCTGATAATACGCAACGTATGGTCGTCGATAACCTTGACCTCCTTAATCCAGGAGACGGTCGGCCGTTGGGTACATTTGGGGTCCAAACCTCGCTCGATGGTGAATTTCACACACTCGGCGTTAAAGGGTTCTCCGTTGTCGAACTTAACCCCCTTGCGCAGTTTGAACTCCCAGGTATTATCATCTAAAAGCTTCCAGGACTCTGCCAGGTGAGGCACGATCTGCATGGTTTTCTGGTCCCGCGTGACCAGGTTATCATAAAGATGCCATCCGACGATGTAATTGATCCGAATGTTATGGTTCTGGGTGTCCAGGGTGCTGATGTCGCTGGAAAGGGCAGCGACCAGCTTGCCCTTGGGGGCAGCTCCCAGTTGGCCGGGACATGCCAAAAAAGCTATCATCAGCAAAGAAATTGCCCCAATCGCTCCATTCCTGAATCCATTCTTCTTCATATTCACCTCCTGGTTTTAAAATGGTTTGAATCCATTACCATGGAATCAATCCGGCTTTTAACCGGAAAGACTTTGATCTTTCAGGTTACTTTCCTTACTCATCGTGCGAGGGGAAGGGTGATTCAAAGCCATTATTGATATTCCGCAGCGGGATGTCAACTTTTTTAATAAGGTTTTTTAAAAAACACTTATTGCCCCTGTCAGCTTGGCGATAAAATTTTCAGTCTGGAAATGCGTTCGACCAGAGGAGGGTGGGAATAATAGAACCAGGCGTAAAAGGGATGAGGAGATAAATTGGCCAGGTTATCGACGGCCAATCTCTTAAAAGCCTTGGTAATGGGTTCGGCGTTCTGCATCAGGTCCAAGGCAAAATCATCTGCTTCCCGTTCAAACTTCCTGGAGATGGCTGATCCAACGGGTTGGGCAAAATATCCTACGGGGCCAAAGAGGGCTCCGATTAGAAAAAGCCCGACGTAAGGAATTGGCTCTGCAAACCCGAAGGTACGATAAAGCAACGGCCAGGGGAGTAATTGCGCCAATATAAAAAAGCCAACCAGGGATAAAGTTTCCGCAAGAATGAGCTGTTTGAGCACATGTTTCTTCTTCCAATGCCCGATCTCATGAGCCAGAACGGCCAGAATTTCCTCACCGGCATGAGAGGTCATGAGCGTATCAAAAAGCACGATCCGCTTACTCTTCCCGATGCCGGTAAAGTAAGCGTTGGTATGCTTGCTACGCTTGCTGGCATCCATGCGCAACACCCCTTTAGGTCGAAGTCCCACCTTTTCCATTAGAGTGGTAATCCCCCGCTCCAATTCTTTATCCTCGATAGGTTCAAATTTATTGAACAAGGGAGCGATCAAGACGGGGTAGAGCCAAATAATCAACAATTCCAACAACCCCACTACAACCCAGGCCCACACCCACCAATTCTCTCCCCCTCTTACCATCAAAGCTAAAAATAGGTAGAGGAGCACACCCCCCAATATGGCTGAAAGGACCAGGCTTTTTAGAAGGTCGATGAACCACAACCTGAGAGTCTTGGTATTAAACCCGTAACGCTCCTCGATCACAAAAGTTTCATAGAGGTTGAAGGGGAGGTGCAGAAGGTTTATCAGCAGGGCAATGGCGCCAAAGAAGGCCAAGCCGTTGATCATTACCCCCCATCCTAATCGGGGAATCGTTTCCGCCAGCCATGGCAAAAAGCCGGAGAGTAAAATAATTAAAAAAAAGCCCTGGTTGACCAAAGAAGCCAAAATGCCGAAATTCGCCGAATCAATAGAGTACGCGGAAATATTTTTGAGTTTTTCCTGGTCAACGGTGTCTTGAAAGATTTCGGGGACGGCATTCCCATGTTTCCGGAGGTAGGAGGTGTTCAAGCGGTTCAAGAACAATTGGGTAGCGGACCGGAGAAAAAAGACCAACAAGAAGGCCAAGAGGAGAAAATTAAGCTGAATCATAAAGATACAGGGTTCGAGGATTCAAGGGTTCCAGGGTTCCTGGGTTTGATAGATTTTCACCTTTGACCCCTTGAACCCTTGACCACAGCCACTTTACCAGCGATCGAAAACAAGTCTTTTACCATAAATTCTCCTTATAAAAACCGTAAGGTGAAAGGTTTGAGGTGTAAGGTGTAAGGATGGAACGCTGGAGATGTCATTCCGAGTTCTCCCGGTATATTTCTATGATTTTTTCCACGTCTTTTTTGGATCCGATAAAGAGGGGAACCCGTTGGTGGAGTTCCTGGGGTTCGATGTCGAGGATGCGCATCTTTCCATCTGTGGCCATTCCCCCGGCCGCTTCCACAATCATGGCCAAGGGTGCGGCCTCACACATCAAGCGTAATTTTCCGCGGGGTTTTTTCGGATCTCTATTATCGGCCGGATACATGAAGATCCCCCCCGCCAACAAATTGCGGTGAAAATCCGCCACCAGGGAGCCGATATAGCGCAAATTGTAAGGCTGGCCGCGTTCATTATCCGGGCTTTTAAAATAAGAAACCACTTGGCGCGTAGACGCATCCCAGTGATTCCAATAGGACTCATTGACCGAGTAAATTTTGCCTATTTCCGGAATTTTGATTTCCGGATGGGAGAGCAAAAACTCTCCCACGCTGGGGTCCAGAGTGAACCCATAAGCTCCCCGGCCAGTGGTATACACCATCATGGTGGAAGAACCATAGACGAAATAACCGGCGGCCACCTGGTCAGATCCTTTTTGCAGGACGTCGGCCATCGTCACGCTTTTCCCCTCCGGGCTTTTGCGGCGATAAATGGAAAAAATTGTGCCAATGGACACGTTGCCTTCTATATTCGAAGAGCCGTCCAGGGGGTCAAAGATCAGGATATATTCGCCAACGGGGAAGGCCGATGGAATTTCAATCAAATCGGCATTTTCTTCCGAGGCCATGGCACATAACACGCCAGCCCTTTCTAAGCGGTGGATCATTACCCGGTTGGCGTATTCGTCCAGCTTGAATACCTCTTCTCCTTGGACGTTCGTCTCCCCCGTGAACCCAAGAACATCCACCAAGCCGGCTTTGTTCACCTCGCGGGAAATAATTTTGGCCGCCAGAATCAGTTCATTTAATAACCGGGTAAAACGTCCCGTGGCCATGGGAGATTCTCTCTGATGCAAAAGAAGATGCTCGATCACGGTAACCGGCTGCATAAGAAACCTCCTCGTCCGGCAAAGCCGGAACAATTAGAAAAGCAAAAATACATATCTGGCCCCCTGCCCCTGGAGGCCCTTGCCCCTTACAACATACCTTTTTTCAAAGGGCTAAAGTGTTACAGTTTTTCTTTACGCCCGGGAAGATCGGGCATAAAAGATCGGCAAAGGCTCGCCAAGTTTCTTCCATTGCTTGATCACGGCCTCCGCTTTCCCAGCGCTGTTGAGTACATGGAGTTTACGCCGGACCATACCTACGATGGCTTCACGGCCCGGGCCGAGGTAGTTGCGGGGGTCGAATTCAGATGGTTTGGTGGCGAAGACCTCCCGGATTTTGGCCGTCAGGGCCAGCCGTAGGTCGGTGTCAATGTTGACTTTACACACGCCGTACTTGGATACGGCCGCGTGAATCTGTTCTTCGGGCACACCCATGGCATTGGGCATGCTACCGCCATACTTGTTAATCAGGTCTATGAATTCCCG
This Deltaproteobacteria bacterium DNA region includes the following protein-coding sequences:
- a CDS encoding ABC transporter substrate-binding protein encodes the protein MKKNGFRNGAIGAISLLMIAFLACPGQLGAAPKGKLVAALSSDISTLDTQNHNIRINYIVGWHLYDNLVTRDQKTMQIVPHLAESWKLLDDNTWEFKLRKGVKFDNGEPFNAECVKFTIERGLDPKCTQRPTVSWIKEVKVIDDHTLRIISIKPYPVALQRLSNFQMLPAKWLKEKGNDYFATHANGTGPYRLKEWKRGVHVILEAKEDYWKGAPAIKTIVFRPIKEIATQISELLTGGIDIVRDIPPDQISLIENSQIARISKAPTLRVIYLVMDADGRAGSSPVQNLKVRQAISHAIDVNTIINTIMGGNAIRTAGVLNPQHFGYDKSLENPYPYNPEKARQLLKEANYPFDRPMRLVTYTGSIQNPRAIVEAVAGYLNKVGIKTNINVYSDIGMWDRLGREGKQNDCHIHSWGSGGVYDADAIYYNYFRKGEAFCYGSSPEMDKWLDDARSTMNEEMRKKLYYNAGKYINDQALAVSFYAQTAILGLNKRVIYEAPPDEFLRTFEAQLKE
- a CDS encoding M48 family metallopeptidase gives rise to the protein MIQLNFLLLAFLLVFFLRSATQLFLNRLNTSYLRKHGNAVPEIFQDTVDQEKLKNISAYSIDSANFGILASLVNQGFFLIILLSGFLPWLAETIPRLGWGVMINGLAFFGAIALLINLLHLPFNLYETFVIEERYGFNTKTLRLWFIDLLKSLVLSAILGGVLLYLFLALMVRGGENWWVWAWVVVGLLELLIIWLYPVLIAPLFNKFEPIEDKELERGITTLMEKVGLRPKGVLRMDASKRSKHTNAYFTGIGKSKRIVLFDTLMTSHAGEEILAVLAHEIGHWKKKHVLKQLILAETLSLVGFFILAQLLPWPLLYRTFGFAEPIPYVGLFLIGALFGPVGYFAQPVGSAISRKFEREADDFALDLMQNAEPITKAFKRLAVDNLANLSPHPFYAWFYYSHPPLVERISRLKILSPS
- the fbp gene encoding class 1 fructose-bisphosphatase gives rise to the protein MQPVTVIEHLLLHQRESPMATGRFTRLLNELILAAKIISREVNKAGLVDVLGFTGETNVQGEEVFKLDEYANRVMIHRLERAGVLCAMASEENADLIEIPSAFPVGEYILIFDPLDGSSNIEGNVSIGTIFSIYRRKSPEGKSVTMADVLQKGSDQVAAGYFVYGSSTMMVYTTGRGAYGFTLDPSVGEFLLSHPEIKIPEIGKIYSVNESYWNHWDASTRQVVSYFKSPDNERGQPYNLRYIGSLVADFHRNLLAGGIFMYPADNRDPKKPRGKLRLMCEAAPLAMIVEAAGGMATDGKMRILDIEPQELHQRVPLFIGSKKDVEKIIEIYRENSE